The Helianthus annuus cultivar XRQ/B chromosome 16, HanXRQr2.0-SUNRISE, whole genome shotgun sequence genome includes a window with the following:
- the LOC110916955 gene encoding vacuolar iron transporter homolog 4: protein MAAQNDVRILVSVDKTEQHEQEEDVDYSQRGQWLRAAVLGATDGLVSVASLMMGVGAVKHDVRAMILTGFAGLVAGACSMAIGEFVSVYSQRDVEVAQMKRDNRTNDEEISEKEALPNPIQAAAASALAFMLGAIMPLLVAAFIVDHTVRLGVVVATVSLALVVFGWIGAVLGRTPVVKSCLRILVGGWMAMAITFGLTKWIGSIGL from the coding sequence ATGGCTGCACAAAATGACGTACGCATTCTGGTTTCTGTGGACAAAACCGAACAGCATGAGCAAGAGGAAGACGTTGACTACTCACAAAGGGGACAGTGGCTGCGTGCAGCCGTTCTTGGAGCCACTGACGGTCTAGTATCTGTAGCATCCCTGATGATGGGTGTTGGAGCTGTTAAACATGATGTGCGAGCCATGATTCTTACCGGGTTTGCTGGCTTAGTTGCTGGAGCATGCAGCATGGCGATTGGTGAGTTTGTTTCGGTATACTCTCAACGAGACGTTGAGGTGGCTCAGATGAAGAGAGACAACAGAACCAACGATGAGGAGATTAGTGAGAAGGAAGCATTACCGAATCCCATTCAGGCGGCTGCAGCATCAGCTCTTGCTTTTATGTTAGGGGCCATCATGCCGTTACTTGTTGCTGCTTTTATAGTGGACCACACGGTTAGGCTTGGTGTGGTTGTAGCCACTGTGAGCTTGGCGCTTGTGGTTTTCGGGTGGATTGGCGCTGTTTTAGGGCGGACTCCAGTGGTGAagtcttgtttgaggattctggtTGGTGGTTGGATGGCTATGGCTATTACTTTTGGACTGACCAAGTGGATTGGTTCTATTGGACTGTAG